The Trypanosoma brucei gambiense DAL972 chromosome 10, complete sequence genome has a segment encoding these proteins:
- a CDS encoding phosphatidic acid phosphatase alpha, putative — MPRPCILPQLRRLRDNRHHSGDVVAGSVIGMLSGLLAVAIFFRLGKGKAFLVPRRLDFVRRHGGQVLSDITK, encoded by the coding sequence atgCCGAGACCGTGCATTCTCCCGCAACTTCGTCGGTTACGCGACAATCGTCACCACAGCGGTGATGTAGTGGCTGGTAGCGTTATTGGCATGCTAAGCGGGCTTCTTGCCGTTGCCATCTTTTTCCGACTTGGCAAAGGGAAGGCATTCCTGGTGCCCCGCCGTCTGGATTTCGTGCGGCGTCATGGTGGGCAGGTGTTGTCTGATATAACTAAATGA
- a CDS encoding RNA-binding protein, putative, producing the protein MAHVGQQRFGCYIGNIDRSVTLEVLRQVFSQCGTIVDCSLNGRDEDPYRYGFIDFATEDDRARAMKYNGFTLAGRKIKVGISKGNVGRPEGYNNNPTPAPAASNTASSAGQHPQVPSQPQVPAVSVPASFLPGMVQQQQQQGATLLLQLLQQGAIDVNNLTAEQQQVLMASLLPQAPAAAPGMHVMPPTAPMAYVPPPPQQPWGAPRGVYAGGPLGRPAPYTRPPANPQPPEETLKLREVQRKQFLDVVRRDAEKYERKLAERNLKEGRTGSISGSEESSSDEEGEKGHRHSRRKIEGGEDTEPEKSATLPMKTESDSVSCPMEVNCNNEGANISGEEAASNGNGGESNNNEDGDAIDCSNVETEENNVDEEVENKC; encoded by the coding sequence ATGGCGCATGTTGGACAGCAGCGGTTTGGCTGTTACATTGGTAATATTGACAGAAGTGTGACGTTGGAGGTTCTCCGTCAGGTCTTTTCCCAATGTGGCACTATTGTTGATTGTTCCCTTAATGGTCGTGACGAGGATCCGTATCGCTACGGTTTTATTGATTTTGCCACCGAGGATGATCGTGCGCGAGCGATGAAGTACAACGGATTCACACTAGctggaaggaaaataaaggtTGGTATTAGCAAGGGTAACGTTGGCAGGCCTGAAGGGTACAACAACAACCCGACCCCTGCGCCCGCCGCCAGCAATACTGCGAGCAGCGCGGGTCAGCATCCACAAGTTCCTTCACAACCTCAAGTGCCTGCCGTGTCTGTTCCTGCGAGTTTCTTGCCTGGTATGgttcaacagcagcagcaacagggtGCCACTCTTCTCCTTCAGCTCCTGCAGCAGGGCGCCATAGATGTAAACAACCTCACTGCAGAGCAGCAACAGGTGCTTATGGCGAGTCTCCTTCCTCAGGCACCAGCTGCGGCTCCAGGTATGCATGTCATGCCACCAACAGCCCCAATGGCGTACGTCCCCCCGCCCCCGCAGCAGCCGTGGGGTGCACCGCGCGGTGTTTATGCTGGCGGGCCACTCGGTCGTCCAGCGCCGTACACCCGCCCGCCGGCAAACCCTCAACCACCGGAGGAGACACTGAAACTGCGCGAGGTACAACGAAAGCAGTTTCTTGACGTCGTCCGCCGTGACGCCGAAAAGTACGAACGTAAACTGGCGGAGCGCAATCTAAAGGAGGGGCGTACGGGCTCCATTTCGGGAAGCGAAGAAAGTTCGTCCGACGAGGAGGGTGAAAAGGGCCATCGCCACTCCCGGCGAAAGATCGAAGGGGGGGAAGACACGGAACCCGAGAAATCCGCGACGTTGCCCATGAAAACCGAGTCGGATTCTGTCTCCTGTCCCATGGAAGTCAATTGTAACAATGAAGGTGCCAACATAAGCGGTGAAGAAGCCGCCAGTAATGGCAACGGCGgcgaaagcaacaacaacgaggATGGTGACGCCATTGATTGCTCGAATGTGGAGACGGAGGAGAACAATGTTGATGAAGAGGTTGAAAATAAATGTTGA
- a CDS encoding 60S ribosomal protein L7, putative codes for MGKNPPKWLPGERVKETILLQRKSVEQLRVDRVLRRDKLQERRERHKAKIDAKRKRKLSTKKFISAQTILKRAQLREKQGRLFQKIGEKATGKKGRMGEEEYGKALEDSRVVLIVRARGKLIPHEVALAFGRLGLRKLYSARLLCLNPFTDPLVKQLGPFSVVGHPEPAQLNELLRTRGALWNEETKTKRLINGNLMLEKALGEYNVLCIEDLCDVIINKTEHVRDVLKHIAPFDFHPPRQLFMERHRNVYQKMEVMNKESFAAYLAQELKASARREKRAVGKRKAVEESSQSSQKTS; via the coding sequence ATGGGTAAAAACCCTCCTAAATGGCTCCCGGGAGAGCGTGTCAAGGAAACCATTCTTCTGCAGCGCAAATCTGTCGAGCAGCTCCGCGTAGATCGCGTGCTCCGGCGTGACAAACTGCAGGAGCGGCGTGAGCGACACAAGGCCAAAATAGACGCTAAGAGGAAGCGAAAGCTCAGCACAAAGAAATTTATCAGTGCGCAGACGATATTAAAACGCGCCCAACTGAGGGAAAAGCAAGGGCGTTTGTTTCAAAAGATCGGTGAGAAGGCAACAGGTAAGAAAGGCCGAATGGGAGAAGAGGAGTACGGAAAGGCCCTTGAAGACTCGCGGGTCGTACTGATTGTCCGGGCGCGTGGTAAGTTGATACCACATGAAGTTGCCTTGGCCTTCGGCCGCTTAGGGCTTAGGAAACTTTACTCTGCACgacttttatgtttgaaccCCTTCACCGACCCGCTTGTAAAGCAGTTAGGccccttttctgttgttggcCACCCCGAACCAGCGCAACTAAACGAGTTGCTACGTACACGTGGGGCTCTTtggaatgaagaaacaaaaacaaaacgactcATCAATGGCAATCTCATGCTAGAAAAGGCACTCGGGGAGTACAACGTGCTGTGTATTGAGGATCTATGTGACGTTATCATCAACAAAACGGAGCATGTGAGGGATGTTCTCAAGCACATAGCTCCCTTTGATTTCCACCCACCACGGCAGTTATTTATGGAGCGGCATCGTAACGTGTATCAGAAGATGGAAGTTATGAACAAGGAGTCCTTTGCCGCTTACCTGGCGCAGGAGTTGAAGGCTTCGGCTAGACGCGAGAAAAGGGCTGTAGGCAAGCGGAAGGCCGTAGAGGAGTCATCGCAGTCTTCGCAAAAAACATCGTAA
- a CDS encoding calcium-dependent lipid binding protein,putative has product MEKANELMQRFGELNNPSHIFLAVVIAWLVLRCIYSIGLVLLVEVALVVGAVSYLIRKEGKRTAFNILHAHRLMRDKEFMKTVLERDLPEWLINPSANNVQWLNSLINEMWKPISEATATTVKNCLEPLLETYKPSFIYSMNLKQCTMGSQPFVITGIQYHPSREKESILDVTMTWDSDMDIVIHLDMPGPDMNVHVRRLQLSMQTRVVLFPYASVWPCFGNMSVSIMKLWMLNFDISAGGVALDAVPAVGSFLDNFFRKTLVGMMQYPKRWTFPIVQGYEMDTSLADSAMGTLRIRFLRANEWYHRYVSDRAKTPYYIKLLMSGEDPKKRLLKSNIYSGLDTTFSDVFSFILYDTELTLHFWMYFDVPGYDVLIGECVVPVKSLVESKGREYTCMMSKTSGSRTTVRSKLLIMPEFLPYNTGGTTTTGSAPQQAPSRAVSESFANSLKSTSDAIVPPSTRSTVPNDDGVENHGGGTLFVTVQRCRNLKNKETIGVSDPYVKLQLRKQTRKSPYISSTLNPDFNFEAALEVYDIRSDVLHISILDKNDLVKDRLMGTLRIMLSQVAAAPGDIIRGDMNLDPEGQISLELKLLRH; this is encoded by the coding sequence ATGGAAAAGGCAAATGAACTGATGCAGCGCTTCGGTGAGCTCAATAACCCCAGTCACATCTTTCTGGCGGTGGTAATTGCGTGGCTTGTACTGCGATGCATCTATTCCATTGGACTCGTTTTGCTCGTGGAAGTTGCTCTGGTCGTCGGTGCTGTGTCGTATCTGATTCGAAAGGAGGGCAAAAGAACGGCATTCAACATTCTTCATGCCCACCGTCTTATGAGGGACAAGGAGTTCATGAAAACAGTTCTTGAAAGGGATTTACCTGAGTGGCTCATCAACCCCAGCGCGAACAATGTCCAGTGGTTGAACTCCCTCATTAACGAAATGTGGAAACCTATCTCCGAAGCGACAGCGACAACGGTGAAGAATTGCCTTGAACCACTTCTTGAGACCTATAAgccttcttttatttacaGCATGAATCTCAAACAGTGCACTATGGGCAGCCAACCATTCGTAATCACCGGTATCCAGTATCATCCCAGTCGGGAGAAGGAGTCGATATTGGATGTTACGATGACATGGGACAGTGATATGGACATTGTTATTCATTTAGATATGCCAGGTCCGGATATGAACGTCCACGTGCGTCGGTTGCAACTCAGCATGCAAACAAGAGTTGTGCTATTTCCATATGCTTCCGTGTGGCCCTGCTTCGGGAACATGTCTGTTTCGATTATGAAACTATGGATGCTCAATTTCGACATTTCAGCAGGTGGAGTGGCATTGGATGCCGTACCAGCCGTGGGTTCCTTTCTGGACAATTTCTTCCGGAAGACATTGGTTGGTATGATGCAATATCCCAAAAGGTGGACCTTTCCAATAGTACAGGGATATGAAATGGACACTTCTCTTGCTGACTCTGCTATGGGAACTCTACGCATTCGCTTTCTGCGGGCAAACGAGTGGTACCACCGCTACGTGTCTGACCGGGCGAAGACGCCGTATTACATCAAACTGTTGATGTCCGGTGAAGACCCGAAGAAGAGGCTTCTGAAAAGCAATATCTACAGCGGGTTGGACACGACGTTTAGTGACGTATTTAGTTTCATTTTGTACGACACAGAACTCACCTTGCATTTTTGGATGTATTTTGATGTGCCTGGGTACGACGTTCTAATTGGTGAGTGTGTTGTGCCTGTGAAGTCCTTGGTGGAGAGCAAAGGCCGCGAATACACCTGCATGATGTCGAAAACATCCGGTTCAAGGACAACAGTTCGCTCGAAGCTATTAATCATGCCTGAGTTTTTACCGTATAACACCGGTGGGACAACTACAACAGGTTCCGCTCCCCAACAGGCGCCGTCGCGTGCGGTATCGGAATCATTTGCGAATAGTTTGAAGTCGACAAGCGATGCGATCGTACCTCCAAGCACTCGCTCGACGGTGCCGAACGATGATGGTGTTGAAAACCACGGGGGTGGAACGCTTTTCGTCACGGTGCAACGCTGCAGGAATCTGAAGAACAAAGAAACTATCGGGGTCTCCGACCCATACGTAAAGTTACAGCTGCGCAAGCAAACACGCAAATCCCCGTATATTAGTTCAACCCTCAACCCTGATTTCAACTTTGAGGCGGCATTGGAGGTGTACGACATTCGCAGCGATGTGCTGCACATATCCATACTTGACAAAAATGACCTTGTAAAGGACCGACTCATGGGAACTTTGCGAATCATGCTTAGCCAGGTTGCGGCAGCCCCCGGTGATATTATACGTGGTGATATGAATCTCGATCCTGAGGGGCAAATATCTCTTGAACTTAAGCTTCTGCGCCACTAA
- a CDS encoding glycogen synthase kinase, putative, which translates to MSLNLTDAADDRSYKEMEKYTVERVAGQGTFGTVQLARDKSTGSLVAIKKVIQDPRFKNRELQIMQHLARLRHPNIVMLKNYFYTVGGEGRRNDVYLNVVMEFVPETLHRTCRNYYRRMTNPPLILVKVFMFQLLRSIACLHIPVINICHRDIKPHNVLVDEQTGELKLCDFGSAKRLAADEPNVAYICSRYYRAPELIFGNQFYTTAVDIWSVGCIFAEMLLGEPIFCGENTSGQLREIVKILGKPTKEELHKLNGSSTEINANAKATPWENVFKQPLPAEVYDLCGKIFKYVPDQRITPLDALCHPFFNELREPTTKLPSGNPLPAHLYQFTPDEVEAMTEAQREYLLKK; encoded by the coding sequence ATGTCGCTCAACCTTACCGATGCTGCGGACGACCGCAGTTACAAGGAGATGGAAAAGTACACCGTGGAGCGAGTGGCAGGACAGGGAACGTTTGGCACCGTTCAACTTGCACGCGACAAAAGCACGGGGTCACTAGTAGCAATTAAGAAGGTGATACAAGATCCGCGCTTCAAAAACCGAGAGTTGCAAATTATGCAGCATTTAGCACGACTTCGCCATCCTAACATTGTGATGTTGAAGAATTACTTCTACACAGTCGGTGGGGAAGGACGGCGCAACGATGTTTATCTCAATGTGGTGATGGAATTTGTCCCCGAAACGCTGCACCGCACGTGCCGGAACTATTATCGCCGCATGACAAATCCTCCACTAATACTGGTGAAGGTGTTCATGTTCCAATTGCTTCGGAGTATCGCCTGTCTTCACATCCCCGTGATCAACATTTGCCACCGTGACATCAAGCCACATAATGTTCTCGTTGACGAGCAAACGGGGGAATTGAAACTGTGTGACTTTGGAAGTGCCAAGAGGCTTGCGGCAGATGAGCCCAATGTGGCCTACATTTGCTCGCGTTACTATCGCGCCCCGGAACTCATATTTGGCAATCAGTTCTACACCACTGCCGTGGATATATGGTCGGTTGGCTGTATATTTGCCGAAATGCTTCTTGGTGAACCGATATTCTGCGGTGAGAACACTTCTGGGCAGTTGCGTGAGATTGTTAAAATACTTGGAAAACCAACGAAGGaggaattgcacaaattgaaTGGGAGTAGCACGGAGATTAATGCAAATGCAAAAGCAACCCCGTGGGAGAACGTCTTCAAGCAGCCACTTCCTGCCGAGGTGTACGATTTGTGCGGAAAAATATTTAAGTACGTACCTGATCAGCGCATTACACCTCTGGATGCACTCTGTCATCCCTTTTTCAATGAGCTGCGGGAGCCAACAACGAAGCTTCCCAGTGGTAATCCCCTCCCAGCGCATTTGTATCAGTTCACTCCTGATGAAGTGGAGGCCATGACGGAGGCTCAGCGGGAGTAtctgctgaagaagtaa